A stretch of Pristiophorus japonicus isolate sPriJap1 chromosome 10, sPriJap1.hap1, whole genome shotgun sequence DNA encodes these proteins:
- the eef1akmt1 gene encoding EEF1A lysine methyltransferase 1 isoform X1: MCCGTFCVSLRGGGVSQLSQFWYNDETSLRLAQEAIEAAGSDGRIACISAPSVYQKLKQLWNEEFSAILLEYDRRFSVYGKEFFFYDYNDPLTLHEDLHPHSCDIVIVDPPYLSEECLSKIALTVKYLTKGKILLCTGAVMEDPAAKLLSVKMCKFLPEHNRNLANEFRCYTNYESRLDLDSIF; encoded by the exons ATGTGCTGTGGGACGTTCTGTGTGTCGTTGCGAGGTGGAGGTGTGAGT CAATTGAGCCAGTTTTGGTACAATGATGAAACTTCTCTACGGCTCGCCCAGGAGGCAATTGAAGCTGCAGGAAGTGACGGCAG AATAGCTTGCATCAGTGCCCCAAGTGTATATCAGAAACTAAAACAACTTTGGAATGAAGAGTTCTCTGCAATTCTGTTGGAGTATGACAGGCGGTTTTCTGTTTATGGAAAGGAGTTTTTTTTCTACGACTATAACGACCCTCTGACTTTACATGAAGATCTCCATCCTCACAGTTGTGATATAGTGATAGTTGACCCACCCTACCTCTCAGAAGAGTGTCTCAGCAAAATAGCACTAACAGTCAAATATCTAACAAAAGGAAAGATTCTTCTTTGTACTG GTGCAGTCATGGAAGACCCAGCAGCAAAGTTACTTTCTGTGAAAATGTGCAAATTTCTCCCAGAACACAATAGGAATTTAGCAAATGAATTTCGCTGTTATACAAACTATGAGTCCAGGTTAGATTTGGACTCCATCTTTTAA
- the eef1akmt1 gene encoding EEF1A lysine methyltransferase 1 isoform X2 yields the protein MMKLLYGSPRRQLKLQEVTAACISAPSVYQKLKQLWNEEFSAILLEYDRRFSVYGKEFFFYDYNDPLTLHEDLHPHSCDIVIVDPPYLSEECLSKIALTVKYLTKGKILLCTGAVMEDPAAKLLSVKMCKFLPEHNRNLANEFRCYTNYESRLDLDSIF from the exons ATGATGAAACTTCTCTACGGCTCGCCCAGGAGGCAATTGAAGCTGCAGGAAGTGACGGCAG CTTGCATCAGTGCCCCAAGTGTATATCAGAAACTAAAACAACTTTGGAATGAAGAGTTCTCTGCAATTCTGTTGGAGTATGACAGGCGGTTTTCTGTTTATGGAAAGGAGTTTTTTTTCTACGACTATAACGACCCTCTGACTTTACATGAAGATCTCCATCCTCACAGTTGTGATATAGTGATAGTTGACCCACCCTACCTCTCAGAAGAGTGTCTCAGCAAAATAGCACTAACAGTCAAATATCTAACAAAAGGAAAGATTCTTCTTTGTACTG GTGCAGTCATGGAAGACCCAGCAGCAAAGTTACTTTCTGTGAAAATGTGCAAATTTCTCCCAGAACACAATAGGAATTTAGCAAATGAATTTCGCTGTTATACAAACTATGAGTCCAGGTTAGATTTGGACTCCATCTTTTAA